One Micromonospora sp. WMMD1120 genomic region harbors:
- a CDS encoding BTAD domain-containing putative transcriptional regulator translates to MINAGTRRSSVVAKIVSSSIHSVRRHQRRGNMDLRFGVLGPLEIRDGGEPIVVRASKQRALIALLALRAGSAVSLGELYAALWDEDLPVDPKAAVHNYVRRLRRLLGEEAIATTANGYRLAVDREHVDLHRFRALVAEAERPEHADDPVTKSEVLREALTLWRGAPLLDVPSDYLQRYELGGLAEERLAAVERRIDADLQRGAHAEVISRLRRLTGEHPLHEGFWSQLILALYRDGRNADALAAYHEARGVLAAETGIDPGEELQRLYQRVLNRDPLLAEPVAAPPAVTARTSVAPSQLPPDVSDFVGRRHLVTTVAGILVPDHDVAAPPIVVLSGMPAVGKSALAVHVGHAVREHFPDGQLFADLHGFGVGPAMNPGELLPRLLRGLGAAPDTIPIDLDEQIMLYRSLLADKRVLIVLDNARNPEQIRPLLPATSGCAVLVTSRAHMQGLIAMQGARRFNLDPLRERAAEELLTSMIGAERAVAEPAAVRRLADRCGFLPLALRIAGAMVAARPHESIASFVAQLDGDDRLSAFSLEGDRHSAVRATFEHSYRALSAEQRRWFRLLALHPGPTVTVYTAAALLDATLTEAGAMLGSLAAANLVDGDGGRYRMHDLLRVYAVQLVRAEESEPEQATVIRRDLDFYAHTTSVASRVIEPHRPPPRLPSNSSSVPPPEFGDRDEAISWIDDERDNLHAAVAYAASYGPLESAWHLGDALTSPLALTERYTEWIAVTRLGLKAALRAGNEQGEAIMRLSLGHAYITAGRQQLGVDHLSRAAELYERLGDRQYQVVCVNALGMAALWIGHLDVAVRSFEQIRELNHSPVSPFYEVVAGHGLGIAHRYQGDLSRSAQLLAEAAEAGTRLSREYSIVNVRLDLGCTYREQGRAAKALEQLLGALAQFRTLGSRLGEGRTAVVVSGTHFDLGNFELARRFAEEALQVARTINHRRTEAEALNALAACLRAQQDPQGARRCCLQARTLAVEIDYLNGEIEALLQLAAAERDLGELASARGHVAEADALVRRRRFGLHQGMVLRCLAAIQLAEGAVEEAERTCREAIAVCERNGQEAGRAAAQTLLDQILAQEAPLGDPPRTDAPAAGVVPGAGARRRDDVDVSGTPPPGAAS, encoded by the coding sequence ATGATCAACGCGGGTACCCGACGCTCATCGGTAGTGGCTAAGATCGTGTCGTCGTCCATCCACAGCGTTAGACGACATCAACGGCGGGGGAATATGGATCTGCGATTCGGGGTCTTGGGGCCGCTCGAGATCCGCGACGGGGGCGAACCGATTGTCGTCCGGGCTTCGAAGCAGCGTGCGCTCATTGCCCTCCTAGCTCTGCGGGCGGGCAGCGCCGTGTCGCTGGGCGAGTTGTACGCGGCGCTGTGGGACGAGGATCTTCCGGTGGATCCGAAGGCCGCAGTGCACAATTACGTCCGCCGATTGCGGCGGCTTCTCGGGGAGGAAGCCATCGCGACGACGGCCAACGGCTACCGGCTGGCGGTCGACCGAGAACACGTGGACCTGCACCGGTTCCGGGCGCTGGTCGCCGAGGCGGAACGCCCCGAGCACGCCGACGATCCGGTGACGAAGTCCGAAGTGCTGCGCGAGGCGCTGACGCTCTGGCGGGGAGCGCCGCTGCTCGACGTCCCCTCCGACTACCTGCAACGCTACGAGCTCGGCGGTCTCGCGGAGGAGCGGCTGGCCGCCGTCGAACGTCGGATCGACGCCGATCTGCAGCGCGGCGCGCACGCCGAGGTGATCAGCAGGTTGCGCCGGCTCACCGGCGAGCATCCGTTGCACGAGGGGTTCTGGTCGCAGCTGATCCTGGCGCTGTACCGGGACGGTCGCAACGCCGACGCGCTGGCGGCCTACCACGAGGCGCGCGGCGTTCTCGCCGCGGAGACCGGCATCGATCCCGGCGAGGAGCTCCAGCGGTTGTACCAGCGGGTCCTGAACCGGGACCCGCTCCTCGCGGAGCCGGTGGCGGCCCCACCGGCGGTGACCGCCCGCACCTCGGTGGCGCCGTCCCAGTTGCCGCCCGACGTCAGCGACTTCGTCGGTCGTCGGCACCTGGTGACCACGGTGGCCGGCATCCTCGTGCCGGATCACGACGTCGCCGCGCCACCGATCGTGGTGCTGTCCGGAATGCCGGCGGTCGGCAAGTCCGCCCTGGCGGTGCACGTCGGCCACGCGGTGCGCGAACACTTCCCGGACGGGCAGCTCTTCGCCGACCTGCACGGCTTCGGGGTTGGTCCGGCGATGAACCCGGGCGAGCTGCTGCCGCGCCTGCTGCGGGGCCTCGGGGCGGCCCCGGACACCATCCCGATCGACCTCGACGAGCAGATCATGCTGTACCGCTCGTTGCTCGCCGACAAGCGGGTCCTCATCGTGCTGGACAACGCGCGCAATCCCGAGCAGATCCGGCCCCTGCTACCGGCCACCAGCGGATGCGCGGTTCTCGTCACCAGCCGCGCGCACATGCAGGGTCTGATCGCCATGCAGGGCGCCCGGCGTTTCAACCTCGATCCTCTTCGCGAACGCGCCGCCGAGGAGCTGCTGACCAGCATGATCGGGGCGGAGCGGGCGGTCGCGGAGCCGGCGGCGGTGCGGCGACTGGCCGACCGCTGCGGTTTCCTGCCGCTCGCCCTGCGGATCGCCGGGGCGATGGTGGCAGCCCGCCCACACGAGTCCATCGCCTCCTTCGTGGCCCAACTCGACGGCGACGACCGGCTGTCGGCCTTCTCCCTCGAGGGTGACCGGCACAGCGCGGTACGCGCGACGTTCGAGCACTCCTACCGGGCGTTGTCGGCGGAGCAACGACGCTGGTTCCGCCTGCTCGCCCTCCATCCCGGCCCCACCGTCACGGTGTACACCGCCGCCGCGCTGCTGGACGCGACGCTGACCGAGGCGGGCGCCATGCTCGGCAGTCTCGCCGCCGCCAACCTGGTCGACGGTGACGGCGGCCGCTACCGGATGCACGACCTGCTCCGGGTCTACGCCGTCCAGCTCGTCCGCGCCGAGGAGAGCGAGCCCGAGCAGGCCACTGTGATCCGTCGGGACCTCGACTTCTACGCGCACACCACGAGCGTCGCCTCGCGCGTCATCGAGCCGCACCGGCCGCCGCCCCGACTGCCGTCCAACTCGTCCTCGGTGCCGCCGCCGGAGTTCGGCGACCGCGACGAGGCGATCTCCTGGATCGACGACGAACGGGACAACCTCCACGCCGCGGTGGCGTACGCGGCGTCGTACGGGCCGCTGGAGTCCGCCTGGCATCTCGGCGACGCGTTGACCTCGCCACTGGCGCTGACCGAGCGGTACACCGAGTGGATCGCCGTCACCCGACTCGGCCTGAAAGCGGCCCTGCGTGCGGGCAACGAACAGGGCGAGGCCATCATGCGGCTCAGCCTGGGGCACGCGTACATCACCGCCGGCCGGCAGCAACTCGGCGTCGACCATCTCAGTCGCGCCGCCGAGCTGTACGAGCGCCTCGGTGACCGGCAGTACCAGGTGGTGTGCGTGAACGCGCTGGGCATGGCCGCGCTGTGGATCGGCCACCTCGACGTCGCGGTGCGCAGCTTCGAGCAGATCCGCGAGCTGAACCACTCCCCGGTCTCTCCCTTCTACGAGGTCGTCGCCGGGCACGGCCTCGGGATCGCCCACCGCTACCAGGGTGACCTGTCCCGCAGCGCGCAGTTGCTCGCCGAGGCGGCCGAGGCCGGGACGAGGCTCAGTCGGGAATACTCCATCGTCAACGTCCGTCTGGATCTCGGCTGCACCTACCGCGAGCAGGGCCGCGCGGCGAAGGCGCTGGAGCAGTTGCTGGGCGCGCTCGCCCAGTTCCGGACGCTCGGCTCCCGCCTGGGCGAGGGCCGGACGGCGGTGGTCGTCTCCGGCACCCACTTCGACCTCGGCAACTTCGAGCTGGCCCGACGGTTCGCCGAGGAGGCGCTCCAGGTGGCCCGCACGATCAACCACCGTCGTACGGAGGCGGAGGCGCTCAACGCCCTCGCCGCGTGCCTGCGCGCGCAGCAGGACCCGCAGGGCGCACGGCGCTGTTGCCTCCAGGCCCGGACGCTCGCCGTCGAGATCGACTACCTCAACGGTGAGATCGAGGCGTTGCTCCAACTGGCCGCCGCCGAACGGGATCTGGGCGAGCTGGCCTCGGCCCGGGGCCACGTCGCGGAGGCCGACGCCCTTGTGCGGCGGCGTCGGTTCGGGCTGCACCAGGGCATGGTGCTCCGGTGCCTCGCCGCGATCCAGCTGGCCGAGGGCGCGGTCGAGGAGGCCGAACGGACCTGCCGCGAGGCGATCGCCGTGTGCGAGCGCAACGGTCAGGAGGCGGGCCGCGCAGCCGCGCAGACCCTGCTGGACCAGATCTTGGCGCAGGAGGCGCCTCTCGGCGATCCGCCCCGCACCGATGCCCCGGCCGCCGGGGTGGTGCCGGGGGCCGGGGCTCGCCGCCGCGATGACGTCGACGTCAGCGGTACGCCGCCTCCGGGGGCGGCCTCCTGA
- a CDS encoding AarF/UbiB family protein, whose product MTFRRVFLADSSRTRAMPPAELRRIIADEAPQLRQLDERPVAVGTKTQVHRAVWPDGRAVAVKVQLPDADTVLRDELERARLGFRALRLALPGHPVAPLWEEFREHAATELDRAAEATHQRAFALAYRDDPDILVPDVRLAGPRLLVTDWVAGEPVTEVIAAGVRQRCDQVAGLVTAFQLSAPARAGLVHANPASDTFRVTPDGRLAVLDFGAVAAYPDGLPREFGRLLRAILDRDADGLDAALRELDAVGPRGSRAPRRLLALAETVVLPVLAPDFRLDRHWLRRQAGTLTLSAGVAVALGVRLPPGHLPLLRTVVGTVHLFCRLNAQVDYATALATWLPGFARG is encoded by the coding sequence GTGACGTTCCGCCGCGTATTTCTCGCCGACAGCTCGCGCACCCGCGCGATGCCGCCGGCGGAACTGCGGCGAATCATCGCGGACGAGGCGCCGCAGCTCAGGCAACTCGACGAGCGCCCGGTGGCCGTCGGGACGAAGACGCAGGTGCATCGGGCGGTCTGGCCGGACGGTCGTGCGGTGGCGGTCAAGGTACAGCTCCCTGATGCCGACACCGTGCTGCGCGACGAGCTCGAACGCGCGCGGCTCGGCTTCCGCGCCCTGCGCCTCGCCCTCCCCGGTCACCCGGTGGCGCCACTGTGGGAGGAGTTCCGCGAGCACGCGGCGACCGAACTGGACCGCGCCGCGGAGGCCACGCACCAACGGGCCTTCGCCCTGGCGTACCGCGACGACCCGGACATCCTCGTCCCGGACGTCCGTCTCGCCGGGCCGCGACTCTTGGTGACGGACTGGGTGGCGGGCGAGCCGGTCACCGAGGTCATCGCCGCCGGCGTCCGGCAGCGGTGTGACCAGGTGGCGGGCCTGGTGACGGCCTTCCAGCTGAGCGCCCCCGCCCGAGCCGGCCTCGTGCACGCGAACCCGGCCAGCGACACCTTCCGGGTCACCCCGGACGGCAGGCTGGCGGTGCTCGACTTCGGCGCCGTCGCCGCGTACCCCGACGGGCTTCCCCGGGAGTTCGGCCGCCTGCTGCGGGCGATCCTGGACCGCGACGCGGATGGCCTGGACGCGGCCCTGCGCGAGCTGGACGCGGTGGGCCCGCGGGGCAGTCGCGCGCCGCGCCGGCTGCTCGCCCTCGCCGAGACCGTGGTGCTGCCGGTTCTCGCGCCCGACTTCCGGCTCGACCGGCACTGGCTGCGCCGGCAGGCCGGAACCCTGACGCTCAGCGCGGGCGTGGCCGTCGCCCTCGGGGTACGCCTACCGCCGGGACACCTGCCGTTGCTCCGCACCGTCGTCGGGACGGTGCACCTGTTCTGTCGACTCAACGCGCAGGTGGACTACGCCACGGCGCTGGCCACCTGGCTGCCCGGTTTCGCGCGAGGGTGA
- a CDS encoding LysR family transcriptional regulator produces the protein MHERELRAFVAIVEAGRMDYAATSLGYSQPAISYQIKCLEQQLGARLFFRHPDGAQLTPEGAMVLPSARAVLALLDGIKEVTGRQTRTATVEELRVAG, from the coding sequence ATGCACGAGCGTGAGCTGAGAGCATTCGTCGCCATCGTCGAGGCCGGCCGAATGGACTACGCCGCCACCTCACTCGGCTACTCACAACCGGCAATCAGCTATCAAATCAAGTGCCTTGAGCAACAATTGGGCGCTCGGCTCTTTTTCCGCCACCCGGACGGTGCCCAACTGACTCCCGAGGGCGCCATGGTGCTGCCGTCCGCGCGGGCGGTCCTGGCGTTGCTGGACGGGATCAAGGAGGTGACCGGCCGGCAGACCCGGACCGCCACCGTGGAAGAGCTCCGGGTCGCCGGATGA
- a CDS encoding polyprenyl synthetase family protein, which produces MTYTPVLPAAGRAGSGSARRTDIRACVDSFDAPLASMVHTTMAEVEAELRRRVVAPGDAWLSEAAGHLIRAGGKRLRPLLVILSAQTSRPNPAHVLRAAIAVELMHVATLHHDDVMDNATLRHGVPSANARWGNRLAVLVGDHLMAVACMTALEVDTKLVRRQGWTLTRLVRGQAAEGSALRTDQDAVEHYLQVASDKSASLFALCGWAGAACGGADEAVAEALAEYGEALGIAFQISDDLLDIVADSAASGKTRGIDLQKGVRTLPILHALDVGDHRAERLGEILAHGAVDDPALRHEALELLRTSPGLERCYDDLRRHAAVAENSLARVPDGPARDALLTVADFVVKRTY; this is translated from the coding sequence ATGACGTACACACCCGTCCTGCCCGCTGCCGGCCGTGCCGGCAGCGGGTCGGCGAGGCGCACGGACATCCGCGCCTGCGTCGACTCCTTCGACGCTCCCCTGGCCTCGATGGTCCACACGACGATGGCCGAGGTCGAGGCGGAACTGCGCCGGCGGGTCGTCGCGCCCGGCGACGCCTGGTTGAGCGAGGCGGCCGGACACCTGATCCGGGCCGGCGGCAAGCGTCTGCGGCCCCTGCTGGTCATCCTCTCCGCGCAGACCAGCCGACCCAATCCGGCGCACGTGCTCCGGGCCGCGATCGCCGTCGAACTGATGCACGTGGCCACGCTGCACCACGACGACGTGATGGACAACGCGACGCTGCGGCACGGCGTGCCGAGCGCGAACGCACGGTGGGGAAACCGCCTGGCCGTCCTGGTCGGCGACCACCTCATGGCGGTCGCCTGCATGACAGCGCTCGAGGTCGACACGAAGCTGGTCCGCCGGCAGGGATGGACGCTGACCAGGTTGGTGCGCGGCCAGGCCGCCGAGGGGTCGGCGCTGCGCACCGACCAGGACGCGGTCGAGCACTATCTGCAGGTGGCGTCGGACAAGTCGGCGTCCCTCTTCGCGCTGTGCGGGTGGGCCGGAGCGGCCTGCGGCGGCGCGGACGAGGCGGTGGCGGAGGCGCTCGCCGAGTACGGCGAGGCCCTCGGCATCGCCTTCCAGATCTCGGACGACCTGCTGGACATCGTGGCCGACTCGGCGGCCTCCGGGAAGACGCGGGGCATCGACCTGCAGAAGGGGGTACGCACGCTGCCGATCCTGCACGCGCTCGACGTGGGGGATCACCGCGCCGAACGGCTCGGCGAGATCCTGGCCCACGGCGCGGTCGACGACCCCGCGCTGCGCCACGAGGCGCTTGAGCTGTTGCGGACATCGCCCGGGCTGGAGCGGTGCTACGACGATCTGCGGCGGCATGCCGCCGTGGCGGAGAACAGCCTGGCTCGCGTCCCGGACGGTCCCGCCAGAGATGCCCTGCTGACGGTGGCCGATTTCGTGGTCAAACGGACCTACTGA
- a CDS encoding sedoheptulose 7-phosphate cyclase, translating into MRPTKTYHVRAQLSADYEVVRTDNILDLASEELVNQGRQPGNHAQRRFIVLDQAVDAIYGKSIRAYFDHHRVECRFLVLPGGEHRKVMDSVVAVATALDSFGIDRRREPVISIGGGVLLDLVGVATALYRRGVPHLRVPTTLIGLVDASIGVKTGINHGDHKNRLGTFQPPTAVLLDRRFLASLPERHLRNGVAEMIKLAIVRDERLFELLEEDGDRLVEERFQGRSPAGERVASEVLHRSVEGMLAELEPNLWERHLDRLVDFGHSVGPTIEMLAGGDLLHGESVAIDMAMFTTVAARRGLLHDKDARRILELLHRFALPVDHALLDDDVVRRAMADTVRHRDGRQRLPVPVGIGRAVVLNDVTQDELRSALRHNRAEGVR; encoded by the coding sequence ATGAGACCAACGAAGACCTATCACGTCCGGGCCCAGTTGTCGGCCGACTACGAGGTCGTCCGCACCGACAATATTCTTGACCTGGCCAGCGAAGAACTGGTCAACCAGGGGCGGCAGCCCGGGAACCACGCACAACGTCGATTTATTGTGCTGGACCAAGCAGTTGACGCCATCTACGGAAAAAGCATACGCGCCTATTTCGACCACCACCGGGTCGAGTGCCGGTTTCTGGTGCTGCCCGGGGGCGAACACCGCAAGGTGATGGATTCGGTGGTGGCGGTCGCCACCGCGCTCGACAGCTTCGGCATCGACCGCCGTCGCGAGCCGGTCATCTCCATCGGTGGTGGGGTCCTGCTGGACCTGGTCGGCGTGGCCACCGCCCTCTACCGACGGGGCGTACCGCACCTGCGGGTGCCGACCACCCTGATCGGTCTCGTGGACGCGTCCATCGGTGTCAAGACCGGGATCAACCACGGCGACCACAAGAACCGTCTCGGCACCTTCCAGCCGCCCACAGCGGTGCTGCTGGACCGTCGGTTCCTCGCCTCACTGCCGGAGCGACACCTCCGCAACGGCGTGGCCGAAATGATCAAGCTGGCGATCGTCCGCGACGAGCGGCTGTTCGAACTGCTCGAAGAGGACGGCGACCGATTGGTCGAGGAGAGGTTCCAGGGCCGGTCACCGGCCGGCGAACGGGTCGCCTCGGAGGTGCTGCACCGTTCGGTGGAGGGGATGCTCGCCGAACTGGAGCCGAACCTGTGGGAACGCCACCTCGACCGCCTCGTCGACTTCGGCCATTCGGTCGGACCGACCATCGAGATGCTCGCCGGCGGGGACCTGCTGCACGGCGAGTCCGTGGCGATCGACATGGCGATGTTCACCACCGTCGCGGCACGCCGCGGACTGCTCCACGACAAGGACGCCCGCCGCATCCTCGAGTTGCTGCACCGGTTCGCGCTGCCCGTCGACCACGCCCTGCTCGACGACGACGTGGTGCGACGGGCGATGGCGGACACGGTCCGACACCGCGACGGCCGTCAACGGCTGCCCGTACCGGTGGGCATCGGTAGGGCTGTGGTGCTCAACGACGTGACGCAGGACGAGCTTCGGTCCGCGTTGCGGCACAACCGGGCGGAGGGCGTCCGTTGA
- a CDS encoding cupin domain-containing protein, whose product MIVADTSAPAEVHGVHGADGTSWWKCFVRGAELAGAWEAVEWARLPPGGLSGEHLHTRTEEVYILLAGTGEIILDGRPTAVRAGDVVLTGIGTRHGLLNTGPDRLSWLVVELLGPDTAAVFGRGPAGRVPAAPSGRNATMPAAQVLHLQEPGEIDPTGVLTGPLKRIARQRLAAHQQDTVRAAGREFTLFVVAGSGAITSGQASAALGPEVSVTLPLGSAATLTAGADGLDLFVLELLVPDGAPA is encoded by the coding sequence ATGATCGTCGCCGACACGTCGGCGCCCGCGGAGGTCCACGGCGTGCACGGCGCCGATGGCACCTCCTGGTGGAAGTGTTTCGTCCGGGGCGCCGAGCTGGCCGGGGCCTGGGAGGCGGTCGAGTGGGCGCGCCTGCCACCGGGTGGCCTCAGCGGTGAGCACCTGCACACCCGCACGGAAGAGGTCTACATCCTGCTCGCCGGCACCGGCGAGATCATCCTCGACGGCCGCCCGACAGCCGTCCGGGCCGGCGACGTCGTGCTCACCGGCATCGGCACCCGACACGGGCTGCTCAACACCGGCCCGGATCGGCTCAGTTGGCTGGTGGTCGAGCTGCTGGGGCCGGACACCGCAGCCGTGTTCGGGCGCGGACCGGCCGGTCGCGTGCCCGCCGCACCCTCGGGAAGGAACGCGACAATGCCCGCTGCCCAGGTCCTCCACCTTCAGGAGCCCGGCGAGATCGACCCGACCGGCGTCCTCACCGGCCCACTGAAGCGGATCGCACGCCAGCGGCTGGCCGCGCACCAGCAGGACACGGTACGGGCGGCGGGCCGCGAGTTCACGCTCTTCGTGGTCGCCGGCTCCGGCGCGATCACGTCCGGCCAGGCGTCGGCGGCGCTCGGACCGGAGGTGTCCGTGACGCTGCCGCTGGGTAGCGCCGCGACGCTGACCGCCGGAGCGGACGGCCTGGACCTGTTCGTCCTGGAGTTGCTGGTCCCGGACGGGGCCCCGGCGTGA
- a CDS encoding alcohol dehydrogenase catalytic domain-containing protein, which translates to MIGTHRPSTRPAPATWPDGTMSAIALVGPHAVAEITLPIPAPAAGTVLIRPRHVGLCGTDLELFHGDSGYLRSGRAHHPHTFGHEWWGEVVAVADDVRDLDPGDPVIGQTMIPCGGCGSCRRGHRQQCRRMTEVGLYGQQGASADFIRLPAHTVHRLPPRLAEPWAVLVEPAVTVVEALRRAGARATDRVAVLGTGTIGLLAVQLALRVTASVTALGVQQSGLAAAARYGAVTHLVDDAPDTGFSLVIEASGAAEAFPLALDLTERGGRVAVIGVAYDTATVTPGDLALRGLSVLGIQHGIDHYPDVIGLFDDGAFDGAGLLAPPVPRDRAADAFALLAADRGGRPKVVLDLARQREATA; encoded by the coding sequence ATGATCGGCACGCACCGACCCAGCACCCGACCGGCGCCGGCGACCTGGCCGGACGGCACGATGAGCGCGATCGCGCTGGTGGGCCCGCACGCCGTCGCGGAGATCACCCTTCCGATCCCCGCCCCGGCGGCCGGGACGGTCCTCATCCGCCCGCGCCACGTCGGGCTCTGCGGAACGGATCTCGAGCTGTTCCACGGTGACTCCGGCTACCTGCGCTCCGGGCGTGCCCACCATCCGCACACCTTCGGCCACGAGTGGTGGGGGGAGGTCGTCGCGGTCGCCGACGATGTCCGCGACCTCGATCCGGGCGACCCCGTCATCGGGCAGACCATGATTCCCTGCGGCGGTTGCGGCAGTTGCCGGCGCGGGCATCGTCAGCAGTGCCGCCGGATGACCGAGGTCGGCCTGTACGGGCAGCAGGGCGCCAGCGCCGACTTCATCCGGCTGCCCGCGCACACCGTGCACCGGCTCCCGCCCCGGCTGGCCGAACCCTGGGCGGTGCTGGTCGAACCAGCGGTCACAGTGGTGGAAGCCCTGCGGCGGGCCGGTGCCCGGGCGACCGACCGGGTGGCCGTCCTCGGCACCGGCACCATCGGACTCCTCGCGGTCCAGCTGGCCCTGCGGGTGACCGCCTCGGTGACGGCGCTGGGGGTGCAGCAGTCCGGCCTCGCCGCCGCGGCACGCTACGGCGCGGTGACGCACCTGGTCGACGACGCGCCCGACACCGGCTTCTCCCTGGTGATCGAAGCCTCCGGCGCCGCGGAGGCGTTCCCCCTCGCGCTCGACCTCACCGAGCGCGGTGGGCGGGTCGCGGTCATCGGCGTCGCGTACGACACGGCGACCGTCACCCCGGGTGACCTGGCGCTGCGCGGGCTCTCCGTGCTCGGCATCCAGCACGGCATCGACCACTACCCGGACGTGATCGGGCTGTTCGACGACGGGGCGTTCGACGGCGCGGGGCTGCTCGCGCCCCCGGTGCCGCGCGACCGGGCGGCGGACGCCTTCGCGCTGCTCGCCGCCGACCGGGGCGGTCGTCCCAAGGTTGTCCTCGACCTCGCCCGACAGCGGGAGGCGACGGCGTGA
- a CDS encoding cupin domain-containing protein: protein MNVLTRTGGDTRLDGRHGSVEVTDLAPGQALPAGAADTETGVFLLSGTLSDLDPGAALFLPVGEPGDLVAGPEGARVLLVRARGAQRPPAVARRPPEVDHVSSAVLAAGGGFTDMRVRWLVCRADAGSTRLVVATSTFAPDGHHELHRHPNAEEFFMVLDGGGEHLTETGAIRLGPGDVVLVAAGEWHGYRTDPEVTTTTVYGYLGAASLDEAGYEVRA, encoded by the coding sequence GTGAACGTGCTGACGCGCACCGGCGGCGACACACGTCTGGACGGGCGGCACGGGTCCGTGGAGGTCACCGACCTGGCGCCCGGGCAGGCGCTGCCCGCCGGCGCTGCGGACACCGAAACCGGCGTGTTCCTGCTGTCCGGGACGCTGTCCGACCTCGACCCGGGCGCCGCGCTGTTCCTGCCCGTTGGTGAGCCGGGCGACCTCGTGGCGGGGCCGGAGGGCGCACGTGTGCTGCTCGTCCGGGCCCGGGGCGCCCAGCGGCCACCGGCGGTGGCGCGGCGACCGCCGGAGGTCGACCACGTCTCGTCGGCGGTGCTCGCCGCCGGCGGCGGCTTCACCGACATGCGGGTGCGGTGGCTCGTCTGTCGCGCCGACGCCGGCAGCACCCGCCTGGTCGTGGCGACGTCGACGTTCGCCCCCGACGGCCACCACGAACTGCACCGGCACCCGAACGCCGAGGAGTTCTTCATGGTGCTCGACGGCGGCGGCGAGCACCTCACCGAGACCGGCGCGATCCGGCTCGGCCCGGGTGACGTCGTGCTGGTCGCGGCCGGTGAGTGGCACGGCTACCGGACCGACCCCGAGGTCACCACGACAACTGTCTACGGCTATCTCGGGGCGGCGAGCCTCGACGAGGCGGGATACGAGGTGCGCGCGTGA
- a CDS encoding SDR family oxidoreductase encodes MNNPAAIVTGASSGIGRATALCLAERGFDVGVGYRSGRAAAEDVAATIRATGRRAVPFGLDHSDPAAAAAAVRRAADELGGLDGFVNNAAVNRRSGFLEETVDEWNELLTVDLTGPFACAQAAARVLVAQGRGGRIVNVSSVHDSVPIRGGSAYCAAKGGLLMLTRVMALELAEHGISVTAVSPGETATPMNGVPDDVDAAEISRPAIPAGRPGRAREVASLVAYLLQPDAGYVTGTTITVDGGLTLMSAIPNQEYAHGS; translated from the coding sequence GTGAACAACCCGGCAGCGATCGTGACCGGCGCCAGTTCCGGGATCGGCAGGGCGACGGCGCTGTGTCTGGCCGAACGGGGTTTCGACGTCGGCGTCGGATACCGCAGCGGGCGGGCGGCCGCCGAGGACGTCGCGGCGACGATCCGCGCGACCGGGCGACGGGCGGTCCCCTTCGGGCTCGACCACAGTGATCCCGCCGCGGCGGCGGCTGCCGTGCGGAGGGCCGCCGACGAGTTGGGCGGGCTCGACGGGTTCGTCAACAACGCCGCTGTCAACCGGCGGTCGGGTTTCCTGGAGGAGACCGTCGACGAGTGGAACGAGCTGCTGACCGTCGACCTCACCGGACCGTTCGCCTGCGCGCAGGCCGCCGCTCGGGTGCTCGTGGCGCAGGGTCGGGGCGGGCGGATCGTCAACGTCAGCTCGGTGCACGACTCGGTTCCCATCCGCGGCGGTTCGGCGTACTGCGCCGCCAAGGGCGGGCTCCTGATGCTGACCCGCGTGATGGCGCTGGAGCTGGCCGAGCACGGCATCAGCGTCACCGCCGTCAGCCCCGGCGAGACGGCGACACCGATGAACGGCGTACCCGACGACGTGGACGCCGCCGAGATCAGCCGTCCCGCCATCCCGGCGGGTCGGCCGGGGCGCGCCCGGGAGGTCGCGTCGCTGGTGGCGTACCTGCTCCAGCCGGACGCGGGCTACGTGACCGGAACGACGATCACCGTCGACGGCGGACTGACCCTGATGAGCGCCATCCCCAACCAGGAGTACGCACATGGCAGCTGA